The proteins below come from a single Canis aureus isolate CA01 chromosome 14, VMU_Caureus_v.1.0, whole genome shotgun sequence genomic window:
- the KCNS2 gene encoding delayed-rectifier potassium channel regulatory subunit KCNS2, with translation MTRRSPRDANEASVEDGEIRVNVGGFRRRLRSHTLLRFPETRLGRLLLCRSREAILELCDDYDDAQREFYFDRNPELFPYVLHFYHTGKLHVMAELCVFSFSQEIEYWGINEFFIDSCCSYSYHGRKVEPEQEKWDEQSDQESTTSSFDEILAFYSDASKFEGQPLGNFRRQLWLALDNPGYSVLSRIFSVLSILVVLGSIITMCLNSLPDFQIPDSQGNPGEDPRFEIVEHFGIAWFTFELVARFAVAPDFLKFFKNALNLIDLMSIVPFYITLVVNLVVESTPTLANLGRVAQVLRLMRIFRILKLARHSTGLRSLGATLKYSYKEVGLLLLYLSVGISIFSVVAYTIEKEENEGLTTIPACWWWATVSMTTVGYGDVVPGTTAGKLTASACILAGILVVVLPITLIFNKFSHFYRRQKQLESAMRSCDFGDGMKEVPSINLRDYYAHKVKSLMASLTNMSRSSPSELSLNDSPH, from the coding sequence ATGACCCGCCGGAGCCCGCGGGACGCGAACGAGGCCAGCGTCGAAGACGGGGAGATCCGCGTCAACGTAGGGGGCTTCCGGAGGCGGCTGCGCTCGCACACGCTGCTGCGCTTCCCGGAGACGCGCCTGGGCCGCCTGCTGCTCTGCCGCTCGCGCGAGGCCATCCTGGAGCTCTGCGACGACTACGACGACGCGCAGCGCGAGTTCTACTTCGACCGCAACCCCGAGCTGTTCCCCTACGTGCTGCATTTCTACCACACCGGCAAGCTGCACGTCATGGCGGAGCTGTGCGTCTTCTCCTTCAGCCAGGAGATCGAGTACTGGGGCATAAACGAGTTCTTCATCGACTCCTGCTGCAGCTACAGCTACCACGGCCGCAAAGTGGAGCCGGAGCAGGAGAAGTGGGACGAGCAGAGCGACCAGGAGAGCACCACGTCCTCCTTCGATGAGATCCTGGCTTTCTACAGCGACGCCTCCAAGTTCGAGGGGCAGCCGCTGGGCAACTTCCGCAGGCAGCTGTGGCTGGCGCTGGACAACCCCGGCTACTCGGTCTTGAGCAGGATCTTCAGTGTCTTGTCTATCCTGGTGGTGCTGGGGTCCATCATCACCATGTGCCTGAATAGCCTGCCGGACTTCCAGATACCTGACAGCCAGGGCAACCCCGGAGAGGACCCCAGGTTCGAAATTGTGGAGCATTTCGGCATTGCCTGGTTCACGTTTGAGCTGGTGGCCAGGTTTGCTGTGGCCCCTGACTTCCTCAAGTTTTTCAAGAACGCCCTAAACCTCATTGACCTCATGTCCATCGTCCCCTTTTACATCACTCTGGTAGTGAATCTGGTGGTGGAGAGTACACCGACCTTGGCCAACTTGGGCAGGGTGGCCCAGGTCCTGAGGCTGATGAGGATTTTTCGCATCTTGAAGCTGGCTAGACACTCCACTGGCCTCCGCTCCCTGGGGGCCACCCTGAAATACAGCTACAAAGAAGTAGGGCTGCTcttgctctatctctctgtgGGGATTTCTATCTTCTCCGTTGTGGCCTACACCATTGAAAAGGAGGAGAATGAGGGCCTCACCACCATCCCCGCCTGCTGGTGGTGGGCCACCGTCAGTATGACCACTGTGGGATATGGGGATGTGGTCCCAGGAACTACGGCAGGGAAGCTGACCGCCTCTGCCTGCATCCTGGCAGGTATCCTGGTGGTGGTGCTGCCCATCACCTTGATCTTCAATAAGTTCTCCCACTTTTATCGGCGCCAAAAGCAACTTGAGAGTGCCATGCGGAGCTGTGACTTCGGAGATGGAATGAAGGAGGTCCCTTCCATCAATTTAAGGGACTACTATGCCCATAAAGTTAAATCCCTCATGGCAAGCCTGACGAATATGAGCAGGAGCTCACCAAGTGAACTAAGTTTAAATGATTCCCCACATTAG